In Edaphobacter aggregans, the sequence CAACGTCCTGATAATCGCGGGACGCGCGCTTTGCTGATTGACCCGCCCAAAGCGTCCCGATTAACGGAGTAAGTTCCTGTAGGTGGTGCTGATTCGGTTCATCATAGCTTCCGTGGTGAAGCGTTCTGCTACGAGTGCCTTTCCAGCTAAGCCCATTGCCTTGGCCTGGGAGGGATCAGAAAGCAAATGAGCGATAGCTGCTGAAAGCGCTGCCGGATCTTCCAGTGGGACGAGAAAGCCATTGACGCCATCTTTTACGGCTTCTGCATTTCCGCCGACGTTGGTTGCGATAACCGGCAGAGACGCCGCCATGGCTTCGACAATGGCGTTGGAGAAACCCTCGCTGCGAGAGGGGAGAGCGAAGATGTCAGCTGTGGACAAGTATTCGTGTATGTTCGTAATGCCGCCAACAAAATGGAAATGATTGGATAGGTTCAGATCCCGAACAAGGGCTTGCAGTTCCGCGAAATAGTCAGGCTCCAACACGTCCCCAGCGATGCTGAATGATACGTTGGGAAAGCGCTGCACAATGGATGCGGCAGCCTTGATGAAGATGTCGTGTCCTTTTATACGCCGGATGTTTCCTACTGTGGTGACGAGGGGTTCGCCGGAAGGTTTAGAAGGCCTGGAGGTAGTCTTCCAATCGGAGAGGTCAAGGCCGTTGTAGATCGTCTGGACGCGAGCGGAATCGATTCGATCCACTTCGATGCAGTGTTGGCGAACCTGTTCAGATACGGCAAAGACCGCGTCGGGAGCACCGGACATGAGCCTATAGGCAATATCGTGTTTGCGGCCCCTGAGTATTCCCATGTCCCTGCGGCTCCAAATCAGCTTTGACTTTGACATCGTCTTTGTCACAAATCCTGCCCAGAGATCGGAACTCTCAAAAAACGTCTGGACGATCTGGATTCGGTGCTGTTTGAGGAAGTGTCTGAAGTCTAAAGCAGCACGAAGAGCTGTGAGGTCATAGGTGCGCCGCAAGGGCAGCACATAGATAGGACACGGTGGCGATTTAAGACCGCCGCTTTCGGGATGGACGGAAAAGGTCAGGATCGATGCACGGTATCCATACTTTGGAAGAAGGGCCGCGAGTCTCAGTACGATTCGCTCTCCACCGCCAAGGGTTTTGGGAAATTGATCGACCACAAGAAGTACGTGGGGCAATTCAGCATGGTTCGCATCATTCAGGCTTGAATCTTCCGGCGGCAGGACTGTGATCATACTCATTCAGGAAATTTTCCAACGAGCAATTTCTACGGAGGTGGAGTGCAAGACTATCTATCGATAGACCAGGTATGGATTTACTGCGATTTCAGAATCAACCTGCGCTGACTCTGCTGTCGGTTCCGATGTAGGGAAGTGAGTCGCACGAACCGCAGCTGCAACGAGAATCCAGAGGATGCCAGTGATTTCAACATAGGTCCACCGGTCACCAAACAAATTAGCAACGACGCTGGCGCAAATCGCAAGGAACAGGCCAAGGCCAAGGCCTTGATAGAGTGGATCGGTCGCCTGTTTGAAGAGGCGGTAAGAAACTGCAAGCATTTGTTGAAGCAGGAATAGAGCCATCATCATGCCAATAATGCCGGTTTCCACCAGGACCTTGACGTACCAGTTGTGAGTGTCTTTCAGATCGCCAACATGCTCCTGGAATTGAAAGGTAGCGAAGCCATTTCCTACGATTGGACTACTGGCAAACGACTTCTGCGCGTCCTTCCAAAGGTCGACTCGTTCCTGGGCTGAGGCTTCGAGTTGTCCGCTGGAGTCCGAGGTCATGTTGACACGCTCACGCACGGCCGTAGGCACGACGGCTTGCCAGGTCAGCAGAAAGGCTCCGAGGAGGAGAAGGAGTTTTCGATCCTTCAATAGGCCAAGGACGAAGATACTAAAGAGCACCGCGAGG encodes:
- a CDS encoding glycosyltransferase family 4 protein, giving the protein MSMITVLPPEDSSLNDANHAELPHVLLVVDQFPKTLGGGERIVLRLAALLPKYGYRASILTFSVHPESGGLKSPPCPIYVLPLRRTYDLTALRAALDFRHFLKQHRIQIVQTFFESSDLWAGFVTKTMSKSKLIWSRRDMGILRGRKHDIAYRLMSGAPDAVFAVSEQVRQHCIEVDRIDSARVQTIYNGLDLSDWKTTSRPSKPSGEPLVTTVGNIRRIKGHDIFIKAAASIVQRFPNVSFSIAGDVLEPDYFAELQALVRDLNLSNHFHFVGGITNIHEYLSTADIFALPSRSEGFSNAIVEAMAASLPVIATNVGGNAEAVKDGVNGFLVPLEDPAALSAAIAHLLSDPSQAKAMGLAGKALVAERFTTEAMMNRISTTYRNLLR
- a CDS encoding O-antigen ligase family protein, with amino-acid sequence MLIPLIFVAASLVIEDRKAVRTIVILTAISLFLIDRSSLFESMSRTWTTFDENKRDGGPLAYGSNQTAAFLAQFGMFFWGLVQFVKRKKIKLIGYALVGITLLAAMYTFSRGGYLAVLFSIFVLGLLKDRKLLLLLGAFLLTWQAVVPTAVRERVNMTSDSSGQLEASAQERVDLWKDAQKSFASSPIVGNGFATFQFQEHVGDLKDTHNWYVKVLVETGIIGMMMALFLLQQMLAVSYRLFKQATDPLYQGLGLGLFLAICASVVANLFGDRWTYVEITGILWILVAAAVRATHFPTSEPTAESAQVDSEIAVNPYLVYR